One Streptomyces sp. NBC_00223 genomic window carries:
- a CDS encoding alpha/beta fold hydrolase: MINRRTFGKTLGLGTGVAAASAAGLPGLPTAAAATDSPARKGTSAQTAPMAGSGARTSFAALKQVRAGLLDIGYAEAGPAHGPVAICLHGWPYDIHSYVDVAPLLAARGYRVIVPYLRGHGTTRFLSRRTFRNGQQSAVARDIVALMDALRIEKAVLAGFDWGSRTADIIAALWPERCKALVSVSGYLITNVEANREPLAPKAEYAWWYQFYFATERGRLAMEDPDKRHDLARLVWDTVSPTWDFDDATFERTATAFENPDYAAVVIHNYRWRLGLAEGERRYDRDERLLAARPAIGVPTLTLDPGRDPFTAPGNGSSYRDRFTGPYDHRTLPDIGHNLPQEAPAAFAQAVVDVDGF, encoded by the coding sequence ATGATCAACAGGCGTACCTTCGGCAAGACCTTGGGACTGGGCACGGGGGTGGCCGCCGCTTCCGCGGCCGGTCTGCCGGGGCTCCCAACGGCCGCGGCGGCGACCGACTCCCCCGCCCGGAAGGGGACTTCGGCGCAGACCGCGCCGATGGCAGGTTCCGGCGCGCGCACCTCGTTCGCCGCGCTGAAGCAGGTCAGGGCCGGCCTGCTGGACATCGGTTACGCCGAAGCGGGCCCCGCGCACGGCCCCGTGGCGATCTGCCTGCACGGCTGGCCGTACGACATCCACAGCTACGTCGACGTCGCTCCCCTGCTGGCGGCGCGGGGCTACCGGGTGATCGTCCCGTATCTCCGCGGCCACGGCACGACGCGCTTCCTGTCCCGGCGGACGTTCCGGAACGGTCAGCAGTCGGCCGTCGCGCGCGACATCGTCGCCCTGATGGACGCCCTGCGGATCGAGAAGGCCGTGCTCGCCGGCTTCGACTGGGGTTCGCGGACCGCCGACATCATCGCGGCCCTGTGGCCCGAGCGCTGCAAGGCCCTGGTGTCGGTGAGCGGGTATCTGATCACGAACGTCGAGGCCAATCGGGAGCCGCTGGCGCCGAAGGCCGAGTACGCCTGGTGGTACCAGTTCTACTTCGCCACCGAGCGCGGCCGGCTCGCGATGGAGGACCCGGACAAGCGGCACGACCTGGCCAGGCTCGTCTGGGACACCGTCTCCCCGACGTGGGACTTCGACGACGCCACCTTCGAGCGCACGGCGACGGCCTTCGAGAACCCCGACTACGCCGCCGTGGTGATCCACAACTACCGCTGGCGGCTGGGCCTGGCCGAGGGCGAGCGGCGCTACGACCGCGACGAGCGGCTGCTCGCCGCGCGGCCGGCCATCGGGGTGCCGACGCTCACGCTGGACCCCGGGCGCGACCCCTTCACCGCGCCGGGCAACGGCTCGTCGTACCGGGATCGGTTCACGGGCCCGTACGACCACCGCACGCTGCCGGACATCGGCCACAACCTGCCGCAGGAGGCGCCCGCGGCCTTCGCCCAGGCGGTCGTCGACGTGGACGGCTTCTGA
- a CDS encoding CGNR zinc finger domain-containing protein: MDLNHVFVCGNPALDFVATLRARRSQRFEMFSSPERLNAWYLESGIVDAVSPARPADVEQATAVRESVYELVTARRLGEDLTDDALAVLNGAARKAPAIPRLTPSGRWTEATPDEALSTVARLAVELLGGPDVPLLKECDNPECTRVYIDRSRGTRRQWCGMESCGNKIKAAAYRARKKSAHPTTA; this comes from the coding sequence GTGGACCTCAACCATGTCTTCGTATGCGGAAACCCGGCTCTCGACTTCGTCGCGACGCTCCGGGCCCGGCGTTCGCAGCGGTTCGAGATGTTCTCGTCGCCCGAGCGGCTGAACGCCTGGTACCTGGAATCCGGCATCGTGGACGCGGTCTCCCCCGCCCGGCCGGCCGACGTCGAGCAGGCGACGGCCGTACGGGAATCGGTCTACGAGCTGGTCACGGCCCGCCGCCTCGGCGAGGACCTCACCGACGACGCGCTGGCGGTGCTGAACGGCGCGGCCCGCAAGGCCCCCGCGATCCCCCGGCTCACCCCGTCCGGCCGCTGGACGGAGGCGACGCCGGACGAGGCGCTGTCCACGGTGGCCCGCCTCGCCGTCGAGTTGCTGGGCGGCCCGGACGTCCCGCTGCTCAAGGAGTGCGACAACCCGGAGTGCACCCGCGTCTACATCGACCGCTCGCGCGGTACGCGGCGGCAGTGGTGCGGGATGGAGTCGTGCGGCAACAAGATCAAGGCCGCCGCGTACCGCGCCCGCAAAAAGTCCGCCCACCCCACCACGGCCTGA
- a CDS encoding ATP-binding cassette domain-containing protein, translated as MTLELKGCTYAYTQRLRRQRPVLDGLDYRLPDGLTLLLGPNGAGKSTLLKLAASVTRPRSGTVTLDGIPADKPEYRRATAWMPQRITAMTGHTVREQVAYVGWLKGMNRRDAWDAAAAALGRVELADRADTRASGLSGGQLRRMGVASALVHDARVLLLDEPTAGMDPRQRRVFRDVLRDIATERRVLMSTHDVADLAEEADHVSVLDGGRFTYSGDTAGFLRHAPADTTSGRAAEAAYAALSQGEPTW; from the coding sequence ATGACCCTGGAACTCAAGGGCTGCACCTACGCCTACACCCAACGCCTGCGCCGGCAGCGGCCGGTGCTCGACGGCCTCGACTACCGGCTGCCCGACGGCCTGACACTGCTGCTCGGGCCGAACGGCGCCGGCAAGTCCACGCTCCTCAAGCTGGCCGCTTCCGTGACCCGGCCGCGTTCCGGCACGGTCACCCTGGACGGCATACCCGCGGACAAACCGGAATACCGGCGGGCGACGGCCTGGATGCCGCAGCGCATCACGGCCATGACCGGGCACACCGTCCGCGAGCAGGTCGCCTATGTCGGCTGGCTGAAGGGGATGAACCGCCGGGACGCGTGGGACGCCGCCGCCGCGGCTCTCGGCCGGGTCGAACTCGCCGACCGCGCGGACACCAGGGCAAGCGGCCTGTCGGGCGGCCAGTTGCGGCGGATGGGAGTGGCCTCCGCCCTGGTGCACGACGCCCGGGTACTGCTGCTCGACGAGCCGACGGCCGGGATGGACCCGCGCCAGCGGCGGGTCTTCCGTGATGTGCTGCGCGACATCGCCACCGAGCGGCGGGTGCTGATGTCCACCCACGACGTGGCCGACCTCGCCGAGGAGGCCGACCATGTCTCCGTTCTCGACGGGGGCCGCTTCACCTACAGCGGGGACACCGCCGGGTTCCTCCGCCACGCACCGGCCGACACCACGAGCGGAAGAGCCGCGGAAGCCGCGTACGCCGCACTCAGCCAGGGCGAGCCGACGTGGTGA
- a CDS encoding Ig-like domain repeat protein yields the protein MGTKRPTAAIVAVLTAAIAAGTLTVAGPAVADPKPGTFGTYVGVGSDTTQDVLNALAGSVLPNVASYDATGSATIKTRANGVDFTRPNGSGAGQKALSASLIGDKDPSGTANIAGQVDFARSSGAPSTAGTTLIYIPFGRDAVGYVAKGDFLKNLTPTQLKEIYSGSVVSVAGHPVRPFIPQSSSGTRKFFLSAIGVTNLGSNVKETTDGGKTVEENQANDIVLQDGDLVPFSAASWIAQNNLTAPDRSSTAAQAGAFIGSVDLGTGTPVSPVVKGADGKLSPAGTFFDDPTFGRDVYNVVPTRAVDTSSAFFDKGLYDTFVSSGSHKAAIASDDAEQTIAAFGFKNEPYNGTVDTSVKGHAKLGGLETNSSSLIKPPAVGGLTVGAPAPRQLKVSWTAPADPALPVTDYRVLITDSEGAVAFATDVKAPATSVTAELAPGSYTAEVYASNLVGDGPSLTAAGTVSDVPKTASKITAALSPAKAAYGASVKLSVTVGGSSTATGKVTVKDGATTLGTPTLDGAGKASLTLPKTLAVGTHTLAVSYAGDSKLNASTASAKLTVTKAASKTQVTVSRAKPAYGTSAKLSLSATGPATATGKITVKDGSTKLGTVTLDKNGRGSLTLSRTLKVGTHTLAVSYAGDSRLNASSAKIKVTVVKAAPKVSASAPASVKTSARAKVKVTVTATGVVPGGKVKVYDGKKVVGTATLKNGKAVVTLAKLKKGKHSLKLAYAGSGTVKSGSKKFTVTAK from the coding sequence ATGGGCACCAAGCGCCCCACCGCCGCGATCGTCGCGGTCCTGACCGCCGCGATCGCGGCCGGCACCCTCACGGTTGCCGGACCCGCCGTCGCCGACCCCAAGCCGGGCACCTTCGGCACCTACGTCGGTGTCGGCTCCGACACCACCCAGGACGTGCTGAACGCCCTGGCCGGCTCGGTGCTGCCGAACGTGGCGTCCTACGACGCGACGGGCTCCGCCACCATCAAGACCCGGGCGAACGGGGTGGACTTCACCCGCCCGAACGGCTCCGGCGCCGGACAGAAGGCGCTCAGCGCCTCGCTGATCGGGGACAAGGACCCGAGCGGTACCGCGAACATCGCCGGTCAGGTCGACTTCGCGCGCTCGTCGGGCGCCCCGTCCACGGCCGGCACCACCCTCATCTACATCCCGTTCGGCCGTGACGCGGTCGGCTACGTCGCCAAGGGCGACTTCCTGAAGAACCTGACGCCCACCCAGCTCAAGGAGATCTACTCCGGCTCGGTCGTCAGCGTCGCCGGTCACCCGGTCCGGCCGTTCATCCCGCAGTCCAGCTCCGGCACCCGGAAGTTCTTCCTGAGCGCCATCGGGGTCACCAACCTCGGCAGCAACGTCAAGGAGACCACCGACGGCGGCAAGACCGTCGAGGAGAACCAGGCCAACGACATCGTCCTGCAGGACGGCGACCTGGTCCCCTTCTCCGCCGCGAGCTGGATCGCGCAGAACAACCTGACCGCTCCCGACCGCAGTTCCACCGCGGCGCAGGCCGGCGCCTTCATCGGCTCCGTGGACCTGGGCACCGGCACGCCGGTCAGCCCCGTGGTCAAGGGCGCCGACGGCAAGCTCTCCCCGGCCGGCACCTTCTTCGACGACCCGACCTTCGGCCGTGACGTCTACAACGTGGTGCCCACCCGCGCGGTGGACACCAGCAGCGCCTTCTTCGACAAGGGCCTGTACGACACCTTCGTGAGCAGCGGCAGCCACAAGGCCGCCATCGCCTCCGACGACGCCGAGCAGACCATCGCCGCGTTCGGCTTCAAGAACGAGCCCTACAACGGCACCGTCGACACCTCGGTGAAGGGCCACGCCAAGTTGGGCGGCCTGGAGACCAACAGCTCCTCGCTGATCAAGCCGCCCGCGGTCGGCGGTCTGACCGTCGGCGCCCCGGCCCCGCGGCAGCTCAAGGTGAGCTGGACCGCGCCGGCCGACCCGGCGCTGCCGGTCACCGACTACCGGGTGCTGATCACGGACAGCGAGGGCGCGGTCGCCTTCGCCACCGACGTCAAGGCCCCGGCCACCTCGGTGACCGCCGAACTGGCCCCCGGTTCCTACACCGCCGAGGTCTACGCCTCGAACCTGGTCGGTGACGGCCCGAGCCTGACGGCGGCCGGTACGGTCAGCGACGTCCCGAAGACCGCGTCGAAGATCACCGCCGCGCTCTCCCCGGCGAAGGCCGCCTACGGTGCCTCGGTCAAGCTCTCGGTCACGGTCGGCGGTTCGTCCACGGCCACCGGCAAGGTCACCGTCAAGGACGGTGCCACGACGCTCGGCACCCCCACCCTGGACGGCGCGGGCAAGGCGTCGCTGACGCTCCCGAAGACCCTCGCGGTCGGCACCCACACGCTGGCCGTGTCGTACGCGGGCGACAGCAAGCTGAACGCCTCCACCGCCTCCGCGAAGCTCACCGTCACCAAGGCCGCGTCCAAGACGCAGGTCACCGTCTCCCGGGCGAAGCCCGCCTACGGCACCTCGGCCAAGCTCTCGCTCTCGGCCACCGGCCCGGCCACGGCCACCGGCAAGATCACCGTCAAGGACGGCAGCACCAAGCTCGGCACGGTCACCCTGGACAAGAACGGCCGCGGCAGCCTCACGCTGTCCCGGACGCTCAAGGTCGGCACGCACACGCTGGCCGTGTCGTACGCCGGTGACAGCCGGCTGAACGCCTCGTCGGCGAAGATCAAGGTCACCGTGGTCAAGGCCGCGCCGAAGGTCTCGGCGTCGGCCCCGGCCTCCGTCAAGACCTCGGCCCGCGCCAAGGTGAAGGTGACGGTCACCGCCACCGGCGTCGTCCCCGGCGGCAAGGTCAAGGTCTACGACGGCAAGAAGGTCGTCGGCACCGCCACCCTCAAGAACGGCAAGGCCGTCGTCACGCTGGCCAAGCTCAAGAAGGGCAAGCACAGCCTGAAGCTGGCCTACGCCGGTTCGGGCACCGTGAAGTCCGGCAGCAAGAAGTTCACCGTCACCGCGAAGTGA
- the pstC gene encoding phosphate ABC transporter permease subunit PstC — MPEADGGQDAPRRLQVAKGIGDRIFRGQLTASGVAVLAIMAAVGLFLLLRAGQALRVQGLRFLTTEQWQPDVHHFGIAAVLTGTVLIAAVAVCVALPLAVGTALFISEIAPRRARRTLVAMVDLMAAVPSVVYGLWGLFFFQGHVIGLSRWLSTWFHWVPFLRVDGVDPGDPLSSASVYTASTFIAGIVVAMMVAPIMCSVMREVFTQAPAGEREGAYALGSTRWGMIRSVVLPYGLGGVIGGTMLGLGRALGETIAVYLIISPVFQIQPHILQTGANSVSSLIALHYGDSSDFGMSALMAAGLALFLLTLVVNFTASTIVARSRSGAQSEG; from the coding sequence ATGCCCGAGGCGGACGGGGGACAGGACGCTCCCCGGCGGTTGCAGGTCGCCAAGGGAATCGGAGACCGGATCTTCCGGGGGCAGTTGACCGCCTCCGGTGTCGCCGTGCTGGCGATCATGGCGGCGGTGGGCCTGTTCCTGCTGCTGCGGGCGGGCCAGGCGCTGCGCGTCCAGGGCCTGCGGTTCCTGACCACTGAACAGTGGCAGCCCGACGTCCACCATTTCGGCATCGCCGCGGTCCTCACCGGGACCGTGCTGATCGCCGCGGTGGCGGTCTGCGTGGCGCTGCCGCTCGCGGTCGGCACCGCGCTGTTCATCTCGGAGATCGCGCCGCGCCGGGCCCGCCGCACCCTGGTGGCGATGGTCGACCTGATGGCGGCCGTGCCGTCGGTGGTCTACGGACTGTGGGGGCTGTTCTTCTTCCAGGGTCATGTGATCGGGCTGTCCCGCTGGCTGTCCACCTGGTTCCACTGGGTGCCGTTCCTGCGGGTGGACGGTGTCGACCCGGGCGACCCGCTCTCCTCGGCCAGCGTCTACACCGCCTCCACCTTCATCGCCGGCATCGTGGTGGCGATGATGGTGGCGCCCATCATGTGCTCGGTGATGCGCGAGGTCTTCACGCAGGCGCCGGCCGGCGAGCGGGAGGGCGCCTACGCGCTCGGCTCCACCCGCTGGGGCATGATCCGCTCGGTGGTGCTGCCGTACGGCCTGGGCGGCGTGATCGGCGGCACGATGCTGGGCCTCGGCCGCGCGCTGGGCGAGACCATCGCGGTCTACCTGATCATCTCGCCGGTCTTCCAGATCCAGCCGCACATCCTGCAGACCGGCGCCAACTCCGTCTCCTCGCTGATCGCCCTGCACTACGGCGACTCCTCGGACTTCGGCATGTCGGCGCTGATGGCGGCGGGCCTGGCGCTCTTCCTGCTGACCCTGGTGGTCAACTTCACCGCCTCCACCATCGTCGCCCGGTCCCGCTCCGGCGCGCAGAGCGAGGGCTGA
- a CDS encoding phosphate ABC transporter substrate-binding protein PstS yields the protein MPRRTSAPAAALLAALLALLVTSVFGPGAQPAAADSYVPLSGAGSTWAFNAVDQWRRNVKQYGMEIQYAQTGSSDGRHQFLNGTVDFAVSDIPFQTDPTDGSAPEHPTNGSYAYMPIVAGGTVFMYNLKVNGQRLTNLRLSGENVTKIFTGAITNWADPAIAADNPGLRLPAKKIVPVVRSDGSGSSAQFTLWMSKQHTALWNTYCGKVGRAGACGSTSYYPALPGMISQAGDLGVAGYVAQDYGDGAIGYVNYSYAKNAHFPVAKVLNHAGYYTEPTPANVAVSLIKARINTDKNSPDYLTQDLSGVYTDTDKRNYPLSSYSYMILPLKVQGQFTQAKGTTLAAFSYYFMCQGQQYAPKLGYSPLPINLVQAGFDQIRRIPGAQTQNINVKGCHNPTFSNDGTNTLAKSAPFPQECDKQGAAPCTTGSGGATTGGSGGGSNGGGNSGTNGGSGSGGSGSTGSGSGGSSSGGGTNGGAGGGGSGSGGGTGGGAAGGESGGGAGSGGAGGIDPDTGLPVDASSGGSADGGTGDASGGGNGGNSSQVVLAQPVSVGGPSGWGGTQTLMLLAAVVVLGLVLVPAATSRVLTNRKEGKR from the coding sequence ATGCCCCGCCGCACCTCAGCCCCGGCCGCCGCGCTGCTCGCGGCCCTCCTCGCCCTGCTGGTCACCTCGGTGTTCGGCCCCGGCGCCCAGCCCGCCGCCGCGGACAGCTACGTCCCGCTCTCCGGCGCCGGTTCGACCTGGGCGTTCAACGCCGTCGACCAGTGGCGCCGCAACGTCAAGCAGTACGGCATGGAGATCCAGTACGCGCAGACCGGCTCCTCCGACGGCCGGCACCAGTTCCTCAACGGGACGGTGGACTTCGCGGTCTCCGACATCCCCTTCCAGACCGACCCGACCGACGGCTCCGCTCCGGAGCACCCCACGAACGGCTCCTACGCCTATATGCCGATCGTGGCCGGCGGCACCGTGTTCATGTACAACCTCAAGGTCAACGGCCAGCGGCTGACCAATCTGCGGCTCTCCGGCGAGAATGTCACCAAGATCTTCACCGGCGCCATCACCAACTGGGCCGACCCGGCGATCGCCGCCGACAACCCCGGCCTGCGGCTGCCCGCCAAGAAGATCGTGCCGGTGGTCCGTTCCGACGGCTCGGGCTCCAGCGCCCAGTTCACGCTGTGGATGTCCAAGCAGCACACCGCGCTGTGGAACACCTACTGCGGCAAGGTGGGCCGGGCCGGCGCCTGCGGCTCGACCTCGTACTACCCGGCGCTGCCCGGCATGATCTCCCAGGCCGGCGACCTCGGCGTGGCCGGCTATGTGGCACAGGACTACGGCGACGGCGCGATCGGCTACGTCAACTACTCGTACGCCAAGAACGCGCACTTCCCGGTGGCGAAGGTGCTCAACCACGCCGGCTACTACACCGAGCCGACGCCCGCCAACGTCGCGGTGTCGCTGATCAAGGCGCGGATCAACACCGACAAGAACTCGCCGGACTACCTCACCCAGGACCTCAGCGGCGTCTACACCGACACCGACAAGCGCAACTACCCGCTGTCCAGCTACTCGTACATGATCCTTCCGCTGAAGGTGCAGGGCCAGTTCACCCAGGCCAAGGGCACCACGCTGGCGGCCTTCTCGTACTACTTCATGTGCCAGGGCCAGCAGTACGCGCCCAAGCTCGGCTACTCGCCGCTGCCGATCAACCTGGTGCAGGCCGGCTTCGACCAGATCCGCCGGATCCCGGGCGCGCAGACGCAGAACATCAACGTCAAGGGCTGCCACAACCCGACGTTCAGCAACGACGGCACCAACACCCTGGCGAAGTCGGCGCCCTTCCCGCAGGAGTGCGACAAGCAGGGCGCGGCGCCCTGCACGACCGGCAGCGGCGGCGCCACGACCGGCGGCTCCGGCGGCGGTTCGAACGGCGGCGGGAACAGCGGTACGAACGGCGGCTCCGGCAGCGGGGGTTCCGGCTCCACCGGCTCGGGCTCCGGCGGTTCGTCCTCCGGCGGCGGTACGAACGGCGGTGCCGGCGGCGGTGGTTCCGGCTCCGGCGGCGGTACGGGCGGCGGTGCGGCCGGGGGTGAGAGCGGCGGCGGCGCCGGCTCCGGCGGCGCGGGCGGCATCGACCCGGACACCGGCCTGCCGGTGGACGCCTCCAGCGGCGGTTCCGCCGACGGCGGCACCGGGGACGCCTCGGGCGGCGGCAACGGCGGCAACAGCAGCCAGGTGGTGCTGGCCCAGCCGGTCTCGGTCGGCGGTCCCAGCGGCTGGGGCGGCACCCAGACCCTGATGCTCCTCGCGGCGGTCGTCGTGCTCGGCCTGGTCCTGGTGCCGGCCGCGACCTCCCGCGTCCTGACCAACCGCAAGGAGGGCAAGCGGTGA
- a CDS encoding ABC-F family ATP-binding cassette domain-containing protein yields the protein MSDASVICSNLTFSWPDGTPVLDDLSFTVGSGRTGLVAPNGSGKSTLLKLIAGELRPSRGSVTVSGTLGHLPQTLPLTGDLTVAEVLGVAAVIRALDAVESGDVGEEHFAVIGDDWDIEERTRAQLDRLGLAGLTLDRALGTLSGGQVVSLGLAAQLLKRPDILLLDEPTNNLDLDARHRLYDTLEDWNGCLLLVSHDRALLDRMERVAALDGGELRLYGGDYTAYEEAVRAEQEVSEKNVRSAEQELKREKRELQQARERAERRTNNAVRNIKNAGLPRIVAGNRKRAAQESAGRAGQTHADRVSDARSRLDEAGRALRDDQRITLDLPDTDVPAGRTLFLGEGLRHGERALFAAEGVDLTVRGPERIALTGPNGSGKTTLLRLVNGDLAAEGGRIRRADGRIAYLSQRLDLLDPDRTVAENFAAFAPLRAEAERMTLLARFLFRGARAHLPVRVLSGGELLRATLACVLCAEPAPQLLLLDEPTNNLDLVSAGQLEGALGSYRGAFVVVSHDERFLARIGVDRWLRLAGGELSETGAPEV from the coding sequence ATGTCCGACGCCTCCGTCATCTGCTCGAACCTGACCTTCTCCTGGCCCGACGGCACCCCCGTCCTCGACGACCTGTCCTTCACCGTGGGCAGCGGTCGTACGGGCCTGGTCGCGCCCAACGGCTCGGGGAAGAGCACCCTGCTCAAGCTGATCGCCGGCGAACTGCGCCCCTCCCGCGGGTCCGTGACCGTCAGCGGCACCCTCGGCCATCTCCCCCAGACCCTCCCCCTGACCGGTGACCTCACGGTCGCCGAAGTCCTGGGCGTCGCCGCGGTGATCCGCGCGCTGGACGCCGTGGAGTCCGGCGACGTCGGCGAGGAACACTTCGCGGTCATCGGCGACGACTGGGACATCGAGGAACGCACCCGCGCCCAGCTCGACCGCCTCGGCCTGGCCGGCCTCACCCTCGACCGCGCCCTCGGCACGCTGAGCGGCGGTCAGGTCGTATCGCTGGGCCTGGCCGCCCAACTGCTGAAGCGGCCCGACATCCTGCTGCTCGACGAACCGACCAACAACCTCGACCTCGACGCCCGCCACCGGCTCTACGACACGCTGGAGGACTGGAACGGCTGTCTGCTGCTCGTCAGCCACGACCGGGCGCTGCTCGACCGCATGGAACGCGTCGCCGCACTCGACGGCGGCGAACTGCGGCTGTACGGCGGCGACTACACGGCGTACGAGGAAGCCGTACGGGCCGAGCAGGAGGTCTCGGAGAAGAACGTCCGCAGCGCCGAGCAGGAGCTGAAGCGGGAGAAGCGCGAGCTCCAGCAGGCCCGCGAACGCGCCGAGCGCCGTACGAACAACGCCGTCCGCAACATCAAGAACGCCGGGCTGCCGCGCATCGTCGCCGGGAACAGGAAGCGTGCGGCCCAGGAGTCCGCGGGCCGGGCCGGCCAGACGCACGCCGACCGGGTCAGCGACGCCAGGTCCCGGCTGGACGAGGCCGGGCGCGCCCTGCGCGACGACCAGCGCATCACGCTCGACCTCCCGGACACCGACGTCCCCGCCGGCCGTACCCTCTTCCTCGGCGAGGGGCTGCGTCACGGCGAACGGGCGCTGTTCGCCGCGGAAGGGGTCGACCTGACCGTCCGCGGTCCCGAGCGCATCGCGCTGACCGGCCCCAACGGCTCGGGCAAGACCACGCTGCTGCGCCTGGTCAACGGCGATCTCGCCGCGGAGGGCGGGCGGATCAGGCGGGCCGACGGCCGGATCGCCTATCTGTCGCAGCGGCTGGACCTGCTGGACCCGGACCGTACGGTGGCCGAGAACTTCGCCGCGTTCGCCCCTCTCCGGGCGGAGGCGGAGCGGATGACCCTGCTCGCCCGCTTCCTCTTCCGCGGCGCGCGGGCCCACCTCCCGGTGCGGGTGCTGTCCGGCGGCGAACTGCTGCGCGCCACCCTGGCCTGCGTGCTGTGTGCCGAACCGGCACCGCAGCTGCTGCTCCTCGACGAGCCGACGAACAACCTCGACCTGGTGAGCGCGGGCCAGCTGGAAGGCGCGCTGGGCTCCTACCGGGGGGCGTTCGTGGTGGTCAGCCACGACGAGCGCTTTCTCGCCCGGATCGGCGTGGACCGCTGGCTGCGGCTGGCCGGCGGCGAGCTGTCGGAGACGGGGGCGCCGGAGGTGTGA
- the pstA gene encoding phosphate ABC transporter permease PstA — protein sequence MHETTVLLDKDENKDENRDKAATATTVVDRRPDGTPDTTERRRALGGVTRGEVLNILGAGATGFCTALLLFGRLAPLSGPLGFVVVGYLVSLGAYALLAWLEDDGPAVRDRLMTVVLWSAAALLFSGLVLVVGFTFLRGREALVRSNFYTQDMQLAGPLDPITVGGIKHALIGSLIMIAIALAVTVPLGIACAVYLNQTRGRFARFVRTIVEAMTALPSIVAGLFVYATWILILHFPKSGLAAGLAISVMMLPIIIRASDVVLRLVPGNLTEAAEALGAPRWRTVWHVVLPTARSGLATAVILGTARGIGETSPVLLTAGYTAAVNADPTNSPMVSLPLAVFTFVKSPEPVMVARGFGAAAVLMALVLVLFTIARVIGGRGPGQLSKRQARRAARASRRDVERFDDLRAPVPSLLASATPAATTLTGENS from the coding sequence ATGCACGAGACGACGGTCCTGCTGGACAAGGACGAGAACAAGGACGAGAACAGGGACAAGGCCGCGACCGCCACCACGGTCGTCGACCGCCGCCCGGACGGGACACCGGACACCACCGAACGGCGGCGCGCCCTCGGCGGCGTGACCCGCGGCGAGGTGCTGAACATCCTCGGCGCGGGCGCCACCGGATTCTGCACCGCGCTGCTGCTCTTCGGCCGACTGGCCCCGCTGTCGGGCCCGTTGGGCTTCGTGGTCGTCGGCTATCTGGTCTCCCTCGGCGCCTACGCGCTGCTGGCCTGGCTGGAGGACGACGGCCCGGCCGTCCGGGACCGGCTGATGACGGTGGTGCTGTGGTCCGCCGCGGCGCTGCTCTTCTCCGGCCTGGTGCTGGTGGTGGGCTTCACCTTCCTGCGCGGGCGGGAGGCGCTGGTGCGGTCCAACTTCTACACGCAGGACATGCAGTTGGCCGGCCCGCTGGACCCGATCACGGTCGGCGGCATCAAGCACGCGCTGATCGGCAGCCTGATCATGATCGCCATCGCGCTGGCCGTCACCGTTCCGCTGGGCATCGCCTGCGCGGTCTACCTCAACCAGACCCGGGGCCGGTTCGCCCGGTTCGTACGGACCATCGTCGAGGCGATGACCGCCCTGCCGTCCATCGTGGCCGGTCTGTTCGTCTACGCGACCTGGATCCTGATCCTGCACTTCCCCAAGTCCGGTCTGGCGGCGGGCCTTGCGATCAGCGTGATGATGCTGCCGATCATCATCCGCGCCTCCGACGTCGTACTCCGGCTGGTGCCTGGCAACCTCACCGAGGCCGCAGAGGCGCTCGGCGCCCCGCGCTGGCGCACGGTGTGGCACGTGGTGCTGCCCACCGCCCGCTCCGGGCTGGCCACCGCCGTCATCCTCGGCACCGCCCGCGGCATCGGCGAGACCTCTCCGGTGCTGCTCACCGCCGGCTACACCGCGGCGGTCAACGCGGACCCGACGAACTCCCCGATGGTCTCGCTGCCGCTGGCCGTGTTCACCTTCGTCAAGTCGCCCGAACCGGTCATGGTGGCCCGCGGGTTCGGCGCGGCGGCCGTGCTGATGGCGCTGGTGCTGGTGCTGTTCACCATCGCCCGGGTGATCGGCGGCCGCGGACCCGGCCAGTTGTCCAAGCGCCAGGCCCGCCGCGCGGCCCGCGCGTCCCGCCGCGACGTCGAGCGCTTCGACGACCTGCGCGCGCCCGTCCCCTCGCTGCTCGCTTCCGCCACCCCGGCCGCGACCACGCTTACCGGAGAGAACTCCTGA